The DNA segment TGATCAGTGATCTGGCTATCCTTGCTCCTAAACATTGGGGAATGTACCAGCGAGGAAATAAGTATTCAGGAGACTACACAAAGTGGTGTATACCTGAAACGTTTAGTGGATTTGAATTGGACACCGAATCTGACACACCAAGGGACTGGGATGCCATGCAGGGAGAAAGGATAGCTTATGGTGGGAGGTCTACATTACTGTCTCCTGAAAAACGTACAAGAGTGGCGGGTTCGTCGAGTTCGGAGGAAGAAGGATCGTCCTTACCTAAGTTGAGGCGCACAGAGCGCTCAAACTTGACATTGCGACAATCTACACCACCTGACATTGTCGATgaaacttcttcctcctctcaaGTGTCATCACCATCAGAGGGAGAAGCATCTGACTATGAAGGACTTGACAGAGAAAGTAGCAATACCGAGGACGACGTGGTGACGAGAAATACAGCAAACATGGACACGGCTAGAGCGATGACCTTTAGTCCTCAGCCTTCTACCTCTCGTGAAGAGGAGCAACCGTCGACTTCTAGACAAGCAGACGTCAGGGACGTGGAGACAAATGACAGAACCGTTTCTTCTGGTTCTACAGCAGGAGACATCAGACAATCATCTTTGACAGTGGATACTGCTGGcgtttcttctggttcttctaCAGCACGAGACATCAGACAATCATCTCTTGCAATGGATACTGTTGGtgtttcttctggttcttctaCAGCACGAGACATCAGACAATCATTTCTTGCAATGGATACTGTTGGtgtttcttctggttcttctaCAGCACGAGACATCAGACAATCATCTTTTGTAATGGCTAATGCTGGCCTATTGAACGAAGTATCGCAGACGCCTGAAGTTTCCTCCTTTCTGGATGAATGTGTTAAAGCAATGATTCGTCAGAGATGCAAGAATTTGCTGGGGAATTTAGGCCCAACTGACGATTTTACAGAATGACTTTAACAAAGTTTATGTTGTTATCAAGTTTATAACCTTGACATCATCATATTTCTAACTGTATGTGTCTAATTTACGTAAGGTGTACTTGTCCCCACTGAGTGTCCGAACATTGTCAACTGTTTGTTCGCCTCTTGTCAGTTGACAAAATAACCAAAGTATTCTAATGCTCAGTGCAGGTATCTTCATTACTTCCTTCTGAACACTAATTGTTAGAAGCAtcgtggtgtatgtgtgtgtttccaaATGTTTCTGTATCGCTATCAGTACTTGTAGCTACATGCGTTGATAAACgcattttttgtgcatgtgcgcttgtgtgtatgtgtgtgtgtgtgcatgcgcgcgctt comes from the Pomacea canaliculata isolate SZHN2017 linkage group LG12, ASM307304v1, whole genome shotgun sequence genome and includes:
- the LOC112577260 gene encoding uncharacterized protein LOC112577260 isoform X1, with the translated sequence MSKQQPIKVCEEAFLRCAPWTPVIFRLQQKRIVKTPGHNSRYSEAINCLEAFGVRSDIDSVCAHLTTFKYSEIAKRVFCNIRKRPQRQPWSLPAAVDLSVAVELQDPMAYQAKRLFKDFLRVFLSLCQNLIEDNQSLEQRLKGAFIDVFEGLTDSNFSLEPHWNEKPIRKESSICYALHLVHRYHIEFPEYYETMISDLAILAPKHWGMYQRGNKYSGDYTKWCIPETFSGFELDTESDTPRDWDAMQGERIAYGGRSTLLSPEKRTRVAGSSSSEEEGSSLPKLRRTERSNLTLRQSTPPDIVDETSSSSQVSSPSEGEASDYEGLDRESSNTEDDVVTRNTANMDTARAMTFSPQPSTSREEEQPSTSRQADVRDVETNDRTVSSGSTARDIRQSSLAMDTVGVSSGSSTARDIRQSFLAMDTVGVSSGSSTARDIRQSSFVMANAGLLNEVSQTPEVSSFLDECVKAMIRQRCKNLLGNLGPTDDFTE
- the LOC112577260 gene encoding uncharacterized protein LOC112577260 isoform X2; translation: MSKQQPIKVCEEAFLRCAPWTPVIFRLQQKRIVKTPGHNSRYSEAINCLEAFGVRSDIDSVCAHLTTFKYSEIAKRVFCNIRKRPQRQPWSLPAAVDLSVAVELQDPMAYQAKRLFKDFLRVFLSLCQNLIEDNQSLEQRLKGAFIDVFEGLTDSNFSLEPHWNEKPIRKESSICYALHLVHRYHIEFPEYYETMISDLAILAPKHWGMYQRGNKYSGDYTKWCIPETFSGFELDTESDTPRDWDAMQGERIAYGGRSTLLSPEKRTRVAGSSSSEEEGSSLPKLRRTERSNLTLRQSTPPDIVDETSSSSQVSSPSEGEASDYEGLDRESSNTEDDVVTRNTANMDTARAMTFSPQPSTSREEEQPSTSRQADVRDVETNDRTVSSGSTAGDIRQSSLAMDTVGVSSGSSTARDIRQSFLAMDTVGVSSGSSTARDIRQSSFVMANAGLLNEVSQTPEVSSFLDECVKAMIRQRCKNLLGNLGPTDDFTE
- the LOC112577260 gene encoding uncharacterized protein LOC112577260 isoform X3, whose product is MSKQQPIKVCEEAFLRCAPWTPVIFRLQQKRIVKTPGHNSRYSEAINCLEAFGVRSDIDSVCAHLTTFKYSEIAKRVFCNIRKRPQRQPWSLPAAVDLSVAVELQDPMAYQAKRLFKDFLRVFLSLCQNLIEDNQSLEQRLKGAFIDVFEGLTDSNFSLEPHWNEKPIRKESSICYALHLVHRYHIEFPEYYETMISDLAILAPKHWGMYQRGNKYSGDYTKWCIPETFSGFELDTESDTPRDWDAMQGERIAYGGRSTLLSPEKRTRVAGSSSSEEEGSSLPKLRRTERSNLTLRQSTPPDIVDETSSSSQVSSPSEGEASDYEGLDRESSNTEDDVVTRNTANMDTARAMTFSPQPSTSREEEQPSTSRQADVRDVETNDRTVSSGSTARDIRQSSLAMDTVGVSSGSSTARDIRQSSFVMANAGLLNEVSQTPEVSSFLDECVKAMIRQRCKNLLGNLGPTDDFTE